A window of Fodinibius salicampi contains these coding sequences:
- a CDS encoding VOC family protein, translating to MTDKRKPFFHLAFPVTDLQETLIFYRDVLGCETGRSSDQWIDFDFWGHQVVAHLSPDEAGKSSVNEVDGHAVPAKHFGLILEWVQWEELAERLQNKGVNFIIDPYIRFEGQPGEQATMFFKDPSGNALEFKAFRNEDQIFAS from the coding sequence ATGACTGATAAGAGAAAGCCTTTTTTTCATCTCGCATTTCCAGTAACGGATCTTCAGGAAACCCTTATTTTTTATCGTGATGTGCTTGGATGTGAAACCGGAAGAAGTTCAGATCAGTGGATTGATTTCGATTTTTGGGGACACCAGGTGGTTGCACACCTTAGCCCGGATGAGGCCGGAAAATCAAGTGTGAATGAAGTAGACGGACATGCGGTGCCGGCCAAACATTTTGGATTAATTCTGGAATGGGTACAATGGGAGGAACTGGCTGAAAGGTTGCAAAATAAAGGTGTCAATTTCATTATCGATCCTTATATCCGTTTTGAAGGCCAACCTGGGGAGCAGGCAACTATGTTTTTCAAGGATCCCAGTGGGAATGCACTGGAATTCAAGGCATTTCGGAATGAAGACCAGATTTTTGCCAGTTAG
- a CDS encoding SDR family NAD(P)-dependent oxidoreductase has protein sequence MGKLDNKVAIITGATRGMGRATAELFAKEGAKIVVSGRNKQRGKQVVKTISKQGGSAIFVPADIRMPEANNQLVEKAIEEFGRLDILIPNAGILGLGSITEVEKNTWHQTLDTNLNAIFYLMRAAIPEMKHNDATGSIVVTGSIAAHKGFPNHAAYCASKGAVEALVRQAAVDYAPDIRINLVQPGPVQTDLYDNSAAAFPNPDTILDEVPETLPMKKVGSPEDIARTILFLASDESAWTTGSVYTIDGGASAAG, from the coding sequence ATGGGAAAATTAGATAACAAAGTGGCCATTATAACCGGAGCTACCCGTGGGATGGGACGGGCAACCGCTGAACTTTTTGCTAAAGAAGGAGCAAAAATAGTGGTTAGTGGCCGCAATAAACAACGGGGGAAGCAAGTAGTAAAGACCATTTCCAAACAAGGTGGATCGGCCATATTTGTACCAGCAGATATTCGTATGCCCGAGGCGAATAACCAGCTTGTTGAAAAAGCGATCGAAGAATTTGGCCGCCTGGACATACTTATTCCCAACGCGGGAATACTTGGTCTAGGGTCCATAACCGAAGTTGAGAAAAACACCTGGCACCAAACACTAGATACGAACTTAAACGCCATATTTTACTTAATGCGTGCGGCTATTCCGGAAATGAAGCATAACGATGCTACAGGAAGTATTGTCGTAACAGGGTCTATCGCAGCTCATAAGGGCTTCCCAAATCATGCCGCTTACTGCGCCTCAAAAGGAGCCGTTGAAGCTTTGGTACGGCAGGCCGCCGTTGACTATGCCCCAGACATTCGCATCAACTTAGTACAACCGGGCCCCGTACAAACAGATCTCTACGATAATTCGGCGGCAGCTTTTCCTAACCCGGATACTATTCTCGATGAAGTGCCGGAAACCCTGCCTATGAAAAAAGTCGGTTCTCCTGAAGATATAGCCCGCACCATTCTTTTCCTGGCCAGTGACGAATCAGCCTGGACAACCGGATCTGTCTATACGATTGATGGAGGAGCATCTGCAGCAGGATAA
- a CDS encoding ABC-F family ATP-binding cassette domain-containing protein, with amino-acid sequence MLSLNNISLSFGGEPLLQEVNALINPGDRIGLVGPNGAGKSTLLKIIAGEVVPNEGTIKKSQAATIGYLPQDGVDPDPNRTVYEEVESAFADIRKLEKKVQETQQKISNMDTGSSEYKKTMEQLGKYQSKLEQSGAYTLQSDIEKVLMGLGFSTDDFKRMTTEFSGGWLMRIALAKLLLQRPMYLLLDEPTNHLDIDSLRWIEQFLQNYEGAVILVSHDKAFLNKITNRTLALDHGKLLDYAGNYDYYREKHAERMEHRRKAYENQQKQIKEIQDFIDKFRYNASKAAQVQSRIKQLEKMDKIELDEREEEITFEFPPPERSGAIVMKLENVRKQYGDNVVFEDLSYTIDRQDKIAVVGPNGAGKSTLIRIMAGIEEATNGKREPGHNVTTSYFAQHQADELDLEKTVFEIMREADPHAKETRLRTILGCFLFQGDDVFKKVSVLSGGEKSRLALARMLLRPANFLIFDEPTNHLDMQSKRILQQALEQYEGTFMIVSHDRDFLDPIVDKVLEVRPQTTNTFLGNVSYYLEKVEEREKEDDDNRDTPSNGQNNGLSRKEERRIAAQKRQEKYNQLKPLKKKIAPLEEEIEQLESRKNEIEEEMAEPDFYDDEEQVKEISMEYEKLKAELVEIYAEWEELAMEISEIEEEFASK; translated from the coding sequence TTGCTTTCATTAAATAATATATCTCTTTCCTTTGGAGGGGAACCCTTACTTCAAGAAGTTAATGCTCTTATTAATCCCGGTGACCGTATAGGGCTCGTCGGACCCAATGGGGCGGGTAAGTCGACCTTACTTAAAATAATTGCCGGAGAAGTTGTACCGAATGAAGGTACCATAAAAAAGTCCCAGGCTGCTACAATCGGGTATCTTCCTCAGGATGGGGTTGATCCCGATCCCAATCGTACCGTTTATGAAGAGGTCGAAAGCGCATTTGCAGACATTCGCAAACTCGAGAAAAAGGTGCAGGAGACCCAGCAAAAAATATCCAACATGGATACCGGATCCTCTGAGTATAAAAAGACCATGGAGCAGCTGGGAAAATATCAGAGCAAGCTTGAACAGTCCGGAGCCTATACGCTGCAGTCTGACATTGAGAAGGTACTTATGGGACTCGGCTTTTCCACCGATGACTTTAAACGGATGACGACCGAATTCAGCGGAGGATGGCTCATGCGTATTGCATTGGCTAAGTTATTGTTACAGAGACCTATGTACCTTCTCCTTGACGAGCCGACCAATCACCTGGATATTGATTCCCTGCGCTGGATCGAGCAGTTCCTGCAAAACTATGAAGGTGCCGTTATTCTTGTCTCTCACGATAAAGCATTTCTCAATAAGATTACCAATCGAACCCTTGCACTTGACCATGGAAAACTGCTGGATTATGCTGGAAATTATGACTACTACCGGGAAAAACATGCCGAACGAATGGAACACCGGCGCAAGGCGTATGAGAACCAGCAGAAGCAAATCAAGGAAATACAAGATTTTATTGACAAATTCCGGTACAATGCCAGCAAGGCGGCACAGGTGCAAAGCCGCATCAAGCAGCTGGAAAAAATGGACAAGATTGAACTGGATGAAAGGGAAGAAGAAATTACGTTTGAATTCCCACCACCCGAACGAAGCGGGGCTATTGTTATGAAGCTGGAGAATGTCCGCAAACAGTATGGCGATAATGTGGTATTCGAGGATCTCTCATATACCATCGATCGCCAAGATAAAATTGCGGTCGTCGGTCCCAATGGGGCGGGTAAGTCAACATTGATCCGTATCATGGCAGGAATTGAAGAAGCCACTAACGGCAAACGAGAACCCGGCCATAATGTAACCACCAGTTACTTCGCCCAGCATCAGGCCGATGAACTGGACCTTGAAAAAACCGTGTTTGAAATTATGCGTGAAGCGGATCCTCATGCCAAAGAAACCCGTTTGCGAACAATCTTGGGCTGCTTTCTTTTTCAGGGTGATGATGTCTTTAAAAAAGTATCGGTCCTTTCCGGTGGGGAAAAAAGTAGGCTGGCACTGGCACGGATGTTATTACGACCGGCCAATTTCCTGATTTTTGATGAACCGACTAATCACTTGGATATGCAATCCAAACGTATTCTTCAACAGGCGCTTGAGCAATATGAGGGTACCTTTATGATCGTTTCTCACGATCGTGACTTCCTCGATCCTATAGTCGATAAAGTACTGGAAGTACGTCCGCAAACCACTAATACATTTTTAGGCAATGTTTCCTACTACCTCGAAAAGGTGGAAGAAAGAGAAAAAGAGGATGATGATAACCGGGATACACCATCAAACGGCCAGAACAACGGCTTATCCAGAAAGGAAGAGCGGCGTATCGCAGCCCAAAAAAGGCAAGAAAAATATAACCAGCTAAAGCCACTCAAAAAGAAAATTGCGCCCCTTGAAGAAGAAATTGAGCAACTCGAAAGTCGTAAAAATGAAATTGAGGAAGAAATGGCCGAACCTGATTTCTATGACGATGAGGAACAAGTTAAAGAAATATCCATGGAATATGAGAAGCTCAAGGCCGAGCTGGTAGAAATCTATGCTGAATGGGAAGAATTAGCCATGGAGATCAGTGAAATCGAAGAAGAGTTCGCTTCAAAATGA
- a CDS encoding hemolysin family protein, protein MGLLIFYLLLAIGVSFLCSMLEAVLLSVSHSYIAIMERKGSKTGKLLRSYKEDIDRPLSAILSLNTIAHTVGAAGVGAQAQVIFGESYVAITSAVLTLLILVLSEIIPKTIGATYWRELAKFTAKTLHGLMFLLYPFVVMSQAITRLLSNEDEVPSFSREEFGALADLGVEEGIFEEEESRIFKNLIRFSSLRVKDIMTPRTVVVGFNQTLTVGEISDNVEQLHFSRLPVYGEARDEVTGYVLKNDLLLMMARGETETKLKEFKRDILIVPEMTPLQDFFERLMKKQEHIAMVVDEYGGFAGVVSMEDLVETLLGMEIIDEVDTIEDMQKMARKKWMERAQRLGIVSEDAEEEIE, encoded by the coding sequence ATGGGTTTATTGATTTTTTATTTGTTACTTGCTATTGGCGTTTCTTTTCTTTGTTCAATGTTAGAAGCAGTCTTACTCTCGGTAAGTCATTCTTATATTGCCATAATGGAGCGCAAGGGGAGTAAGACCGGCAAATTGCTTCGCAGTTATAAGGAGGATATTGACCGTCCGCTATCTGCTATTTTAAGTTTAAATACGATAGCGCACACAGTAGGTGCTGCAGGTGTAGGTGCACAGGCACAGGTTATTTTTGGTGAAAGCTATGTAGCCATAACGTCAGCCGTTCTTACCTTACTTATTTTAGTATTGTCCGAAATTATACCAAAAACTATTGGAGCAACCTACTGGAGGGAATTGGCAAAATTTACGGCCAAGACGCTGCACGGGTTGATGTTTCTGCTATATCCCTTTGTGGTAATGTCGCAGGCTATTACCCGGTTGCTTTCCAATGAAGATGAAGTACCGAGCTTTAGTCGCGAAGAGTTTGGGGCTTTAGCCGATCTGGGGGTAGAAGAAGGGATTTTTGAGGAAGAAGAATCCCGAATTTTTAAAAATTTGATTCGATTTAGTTCCCTTCGGGTTAAAGATATCATGACTCCCCGCACGGTGGTTGTTGGATTTAACCAAACCCTTACGGTTGGGGAAATCAGTGATAATGTAGAGCAGCTGCATTTTTCGCGATTACCGGTATATGGAGAGGCGCGGGATGAAGTAACAGGATATGTTTTAAAAAATGATTTGTTATTGATGATGGCCCGTGGAGAGACGGAAACAAAACTAAAAGAGTTTAAGCGTGATATCCTTATTGTGCCTGAGATGACTCCACTGCAGGATTTCTTTGAACGGTTGATGAAAAAACAGGAACATATTGCAATGGTGGTCGATGAATACGGCGGATTTGCGGGAGTCGTAAGCATGGAAGATCTTGTTGAAACCCTCCTTGGTATGGAAATTATAGATGAAGTAGACACTATCGAAGATATGCAGAAAATGGCCCGTAAAAAATGGATGGAACGAGCTCAGCGCCTTGGGATTGTATCAGAAGATGCTGAAGAGGAAATAGAGTAG
- a CDS encoding D-alanyl-D-alanine carboxypeptidase translates to MPAGGERGTIRNWYEAPEGEDPYVFAKTGTLSNNHALSGYIITRSGKKLYFSFMNNHYVTSSSVVKREMEKVLRYIHMTY, encoded by the coding sequence CTGCCAGCCGGTGGAGAAAGGGGAACGATTCGGAATTGGTATGAAGCACCAGAAGGGGAAGATCCTTATGTCTTTGCCAAAACAGGTACGCTTAGCAATAATCATGCATTAAGTGGCTATATAATAACCAGAAGCGGTAAGAAATTATATTTTTCTTTTATGAATAACCACTATGTAACTTCCTCCTCAGTTGTAAAGCGGGAAATGGAGAAGGTGTTAAGGTATATCCATATGACTTATTAA
- a CDS encoding S1 family peptidase: MKLFPKLFFGFLILIGIGACRSSEQTIDQPKAVEESEFYTTAFPSQNLSESLQRAEEAIIRIISTSFYDTYSFNKPSVTLPDVNTNRLEDIASHSHSTEESSAGTSILLDVNNRDKALLITTAHTVTSADTLITYYEGEQISANTFIETISIKRRQNNLIFTPEELGIFEIIARDALSDLALLSANLKADIQDNHQELSFSMGHSEKIQLGSFLYILGFPKGYPIITRGIASSTRGQSRQRFFVSDALFNPGISGGLVLASNDQFNSFEWVGMARSAAATREPYLIPNPDDEYSDNLIEPYNGSIFIEEKRRISYGITHAIPINEIRNFIDSNKDVIRRNNFNYP, from the coding sequence ATGAAGCTATTTCCAAAGCTTTTTTTCGGTTTTCTCATTCTAATAGGGATCGGAGCATGTCGCAGTTCAGAGCAAACTATAGACCAACCAAAAGCAGTCGAAGAATCTGAATTCTATACAACTGCCTTTCCCAGTCAAAATCTTTCTGAATCCCTGCAAAGAGCAGAAGAAGCAATTATTCGAATAATATCCACCTCTTTCTATGACACCTACTCGTTTAACAAACCGAGTGTTACTCTTCCAGACGTTAATACCAACAGACTGGAAGACATAGCCTCCCATAGTCATTCCACTGAAGAAAGTTCAGCAGGGACCTCCATCCTACTAGATGTAAATAATCGTGATAAAGCATTGCTTATTACTACAGCACACACGGTTACATCAGCGGATACCCTTATCACTTATTATGAAGGAGAACAAATATCCGCGAACACATTTATTGAAACCATCAGTATCAAAAGAAGACAAAATAACCTCATTTTCACACCAGAAGAATTGGGTATTTTTGAAATCATTGCACGGGATGCACTTTCGGACCTCGCTCTTCTTTCTGCCAATTTAAAGGCTGATATCCAGGATAATCATCAGGAACTGTCGTTTTCAATGGGCCATTCAGAAAAAATCCAGTTAGGGTCTTTTTTATATATCTTAGGTTTCCCAAAGGGATATCCCATAATAACCCGAGGAATCGCCAGTTCGACAAGGGGCCAATCTCGCCAACGTTTTTTTGTCAGTGATGCGCTTTTTAATCCCGGCATCAGCGGTGGGCTTGTACTTGCAAGCAACGATCAGTTCAATAGCTTTGAATGGGTCGGTATGGCCCGCTCAGCAGCAGCTACGCGAGAGCCTTACTTAATTCCTAATCCCGATGACGAATATTCGGACAATCTTATTGAACCCTATAACGGCTCGATTTTTATTGAAGAGAAACGAAGGATCTCTTATGGGATAACCCATGCCATTCCCATCAATGAGATCCGAAACTTTATTGACAGTAACAAGGATGTAATCCGTCGTAATAACTTTAATTATCCATAA
- a CDS encoding cation:proton antiporter, with the protein MDIFSAAPHHDVLMFVIQVGILLLAARTLGEVAQRLGQPSVVGEILAGIILGPSLLSSLFPEFGNLMIPQNEVQGYLLETVSLLGAMFLMLITGLETDIKLIKRHARTAIGVSFGGITITFATGFLLGQYLPDFLVADPENRLIFELFVAVSMSISAIPVIAKVLMDLNLMRRDIGQTIIAAGMSDDTTGWILLSIVAGLASGEAVTAGTVLQIIGSVVAFMLLSFTLGRWLVRKLLIFVQDEVESTDRLLTLVVIMMFIWGAITQALNLEAVLGAFVMGILFGMMPRLPESVIHNLESVALAIFAPVFFAVAGLKVNMLNLFEPTLFLITLLVIAVATLGKVAGTYLGARVIGGKDHWSSLSFGAGLNARGAMEIIIATIGLNLGILAQDMFSIIVVMAMATSLMAPSALRWVLKRVEIGAEEEERLKKEEMEAESLIAGVHRILLPVRFRSDDLDELTIQSVEAEILELLGRESELSLTLFTVARDDNEEQCEEYLEKLSGYFNQDEIVTKVVEEQNIGDAILDEAKKDYELIVLGATERQTNLSHLFSPLIDYLTRVAPCPTLIVQGRKIDDQWSPERILVPTNGSEAAKNAVDLGLFIAKSDSRHEVSILNVVIDNYADTPYHVREFKKDNEIKIANNILGDLQQMGEAMGVKTQTVVERGESPEQAIYDFSVDNEIDLVILGTNVRPGSHRLYLGHRVETILEQSPCPVLILNT; encoded by the coding sequence GTGGATATTTTTTCTGCTGCGCCGCATCATGATGTATTGATGTTCGTTATACAGGTTGGAATTCTTTTATTGGCAGCCCGAACATTAGGAGAAGTTGCACAACGTTTGGGACAACCTTCCGTAGTTGGGGAAATTTTAGCCGGTATTATATTAGGGCCCTCCTTGTTAAGTAGCCTCTTTCCTGAATTTGGGAATTTAATGATTCCGCAAAATGAAGTGCAGGGATATCTGCTGGAGACGGTCAGTCTGTTAGGGGCGATGTTTTTAATGCTTATAACAGGACTTGAAACCGATATTAAGCTCATTAAACGTCATGCACGTACCGCAATTGGTGTCTCATTCGGGGGTATTACTATTACCTTTGCAACAGGTTTTCTGCTTGGGCAATATCTCCCGGATTTTTTAGTAGCAGATCCCGAAAACCGTCTCATTTTTGAGTTATTTGTAGCAGTATCGATGTCGATTTCTGCTATACCCGTAATTGCCAAAGTACTGATGGATTTGAACCTCATGCGCAGAGATATCGGTCAGACTATCATTGCGGCGGGTATGAGTGATGATACTACAGGATGGATTTTATTATCTATCGTAGCAGGACTGGCGAGCGGTGAGGCCGTAACTGCGGGAACCGTGCTGCAAATTATAGGTAGTGTCGTGGCATTTATGCTTCTGAGTTTTACACTGGGACGTTGGCTCGTGCGTAAGTTGTTAATTTTTGTTCAGGATGAAGTAGAAAGTACAGACCGGCTGTTAACACTGGTTGTTATCATGATGTTTATTTGGGGGGCTATTACACAGGCGTTGAATCTGGAAGCAGTACTGGGTGCTTTTGTGATGGGTATCTTGTTTGGGATGATGCCTCGGCTGCCGGAAAGTGTTATCCATAATCTTGAGAGTGTAGCTCTTGCAATTTTTGCCCCCGTCTTTTTTGCTGTAGCGGGATTAAAGGTAAATATGCTCAATCTGTTTGAGCCTACGCTTTTTTTGATTACCCTGTTGGTCATTGCAGTAGCAACACTGGGGAAAGTGGCAGGTACCTATTTGGGGGCACGCGTTATTGGTGGTAAAGATCACTGGTCCTCTCTTAGTTTTGGCGCGGGACTCAATGCTCGCGGGGCTATGGAGATTATTATTGCTACCATCGGTTTGAACCTGGGAATACTCGCCCAGGATATGTTTTCTATTATCGTAGTGATGGCCATGGCTACATCCCTGATGGCGCCGTCGGCACTTCGCTGGGTACTTAAGCGAGTGGAAATAGGGGCCGAGGAAGAGGAGCGCTTAAAAAAAGAAGAGATGGAAGCAGAAAGTCTCATCGCGGGTGTCCATCGGATACTGTTGCCCGTACGATTTCGGTCAGATGATTTGGATGAACTTACCATACAATCTGTGGAAGCGGAAATACTGGAATTGTTAGGACGGGAATCTGAATTGTCGCTTACGCTATTTACCGTTGCAAGAGATGATAATGAAGAACAGTGTGAGGAATATTTAGAAAAACTTTCTGGATATTTTAACCAGGATGAGATCGTTACAAAAGTCGTTGAAGAACAGAATATCGGGGATGCTATTTTAGATGAAGCGAAGAAAGATTATGAGCTGATCGTGCTGGGAGCCACGGAACGTCAAACTAATTTATCCCATTTATTTAGTCCTCTTATTGATTATTTGACGAGAGTAGCTCCCTGTCCAACACTGATTGTACAAGGGCGAAAAATTGATGATCAATGGAGTCCCGAACGAATATTGGTTCCCACTAATGGATCGGAAGCGGCGAAAAATGCAGTAGATCTGGGACTTTTTATTGCTAAGTCAGATTCCCGCCATGAAGTTTCTATTTTGAATGTTGTGATAGATAATTATGCAGATACTCCTTATCACGTACGGGAATTTAAAAAGGATAACGAGATTAAAATTGCAAATAATATCCTGGGTGATCTGCAGCAAATGGGAGAAGCAATGGGAGTGAAAACACAAACCGTAGTTGAACGTGGGGAAAGTCCCGAACAGGCCATTTATGATTTTTCCGTTGACAACGAAATTGACTTGGTCATCTTGGGTACAAATGTTCGTCCGGGTTCACATCGACTTTATTTAGGTCACAGGGTTGAAACAATTCTTGAACAAAGTCCCTGTCCGGTACTTATATTGAATACGTAA
- a CDS encoding VOC family protein, whose protein sequence is MLVCSNASDEIKFCQRVFGAVELSRRKAKDGSVIHATLKINESLIMIHNESSHLASRAPQPDGSSSVVIYLYGEEEVDIVIERAVAEGARVLLPPEDQAWGDRVGRIVDLSGHVWNIATRILKE, encoded by the coding sequence ATGCTGGTTTGCAGTAATGCCTCCGACGAAATCAAATTTTGCCAACGTGTATTTGGTGCTGTCGAGCTGTCGCGGCGTAAAGCAAAAGATGGCAGTGTTATACATGCAACACTTAAAATTAATGAGTCGCTAATCATGATTCACAATGAATCTTCACATTTGGCAAGTCGCGCCCCACAACCAGACGGTAGTTCATCAGTAGTCATATATTTGTACGGCGAGGAAGAAGTAGATATAGTCATTGAGCGAGCGGTAGCTGAAGGAGCACGGGTTTTATTGCCGCCAGAAGACCAAGCTTGGGGCGATCGAGTTGGACGAATTGTTGACCTTTCGGGCCATGTGTGGAATATTGCAACTCGTATTCTTAAAGAATGA
- a CDS encoding cation:proton antiporter: MEGHLLIGITSILLFGIGAQWVAWKFKLPAILLLLISGIMAGPVFGLLQPDVLMGDLLAPFISVSVAIILFEGGLSLSFSELKNIGGIIGNLVSIGVLFTWAIISLSAHYLFPFGWELSILLGAILVVTGPTVIIPLLRQVRPSGQVGSILKWEGIVIDPIGAMLAVLVFEVILSTSVSAATTLAVMSIVKTIFFGTLVGLAGAALIYFLLKRHLLPDYLQNPISLMVVVTVFTASNMLQHESGLWATTLMGIALANQKSARINHITEFKENLRVLLLSSLFILLAARVELEGLLANLNWNLVGFLAILIFIARPLAVYISTIFSDINWREKLFLCWMAPRGVVAASISSIFAISLTQNGFEQADQLVPIVFLVIISTVTIYGLPASWVARKLGVAKPVPNGILILGAYDWSLKIAEAIKNEGFKVLVADSNWKNIAKAKTKNIGTYHGNILSEYALEKIDLDGVGRLLALTPNDEVNSLAALRFGEIFGRSYVFQLPPNIRGEKGNKDVSSHLSGRILFHEQLNFEEISNIIDQRKPLSVQKITDDSASTEFKETIGQEHIPLFVITSNNEIHPYTVNNPPMLTNEDKVFYVSIDQEIKDKLRDTSSTPEKGQDVNPS; the protein is encoded by the coding sequence ATGGAAGGACATTTACTAATAGGTATTACCAGCATTCTTCTTTTCGGGATTGGTGCTCAATGGGTTGCATGGAAGTTTAAATTACCAGCTATCCTGTTGCTGCTTATTTCTGGTATAATGGCAGGTCCAGTCTTTGGGTTACTTCAACCAGATGTTTTGATGGGAGACCTCTTAGCTCCTTTTATTTCTGTTTCCGTTGCAATTATTCTCTTTGAAGGTGGATTGAGCCTAAGCTTTTCTGAGTTAAAAAATATTGGCGGGATTATAGGAAACCTGGTCAGTATAGGCGTCTTATTTACCTGGGCCATTATTTCCTTGTCAGCCCATTACTTATTTCCTTTCGGATGGGAGCTATCCATTCTTTTGGGAGCGATACTGGTCGTTACCGGTCCTACGGTAATTATTCCTCTTCTGCGACAAGTACGCCCCTCCGGGCAAGTGGGATCCATTTTAAAATGGGAAGGTATTGTCATCGATCCTATTGGAGCTATGTTGGCCGTACTCGTCTTTGAAGTTATTTTAAGCACCAGCGTCTCTGCGGCTACCACTTTGGCAGTAATGAGTATTGTTAAAACTATATTCTTCGGTACCCTCGTAGGATTGGCCGGAGCTGCGCTAATTTACTTTCTACTAAAACGGCACCTCTTACCTGATTACCTGCAAAACCCCATTAGCTTAATGGTAGTAGTAACCGTTTTTACCGCCTCCAACATGCTCCAGCACGAATCTGGCTTATGGGCTACCACACTTATGGGCATTGCACTTGCCAATCAGAAATCAGCCCGCATTAATCATATTACTGAGTTTAAGGAGAACTTGCGGGTATTATTATTATCGTCCCTCTTTATTTTATTGGCAGCTCGAGTTGAGCTCGAAGGTCTTCTTGCCAATTTAAACTGGAATCTTGTCGGATTTCTCGCCATTCTTATCTTTATAGCACGCCCCCTGGCGGTATATATTTCAACGATCTTTTCAGATATCAATTGGCGTGAAAAACTTTTCTTGTGCTGGATGGCTCCCCGTGGGGTTGTAGCGGCATCCATTTCATCCATTTTTGCTATTAGTCTGACTCAAAATGGCTTTGAACAAGCTGATCAGCTTGTTCCGATTGTATTTCTTGTCATTATAAGTACTGTGACAATATATGGGTTACCCGCTTCTTGGGTAGCGCGTAAGTTGGGGGTTGCGAAACCCGTTCCAAACGGCATTCTGATCTTAGGGGCCTACGACTGGTCTTTAAAAATTGCTGAAGCAATTAAAAATGAAGGATTCAAAGTATTAGTGGCAGATTCAAACTGGAAGAATATTGCCAAAGCAAAAACCAAAAATATAGGAACGTACCATGGTAACATACTGTCCGAGTATGCGCTGGAAAAAATTGACTTGGATGGAGTGGGTAGATTACTTGCCCTTACCCCGAACGATGAAGTCAATTCACTGGCAGCTCTCCGATTTGGTGAAATTTTCGGAAGATCTTATGTTTTTCAACTCCCTCCCAATATTCGGGGAGAAAAGGGAAACAAAGATGTTAGCAGCCATCTAAGCGGTAGAATACTCTTCCATGAACAACTCAATTTTGAAGAAATTTCAAATATTATCGACCAGAGAAAACCGCTGTCTGTTCAAAAAATAACCGATGATTCCGCCTCCACCGAATTCAAAGAGACTATCGGACAAGAACATATTCCGCTTTTTGTCATCACTTCCAATAATGAAATTCATCCATATACGGTTAATAATCCGCCGATGCTTACCAATGAGGATAAAGTATTTTATGTTTCAATAGATCAAGAAATCAAAGATAAGCTCCGAGATACCTCCTCCACCCCGGAAAAAGGTCAAGATGTAAATCCTTCTTAG